A stretch of DNA from Campylobacter concisus:
GGCAGAAAATGGCATCTCTCTAACGCCTAAAACCAGCCCTTGTCTCTCTTTTAGTGCGACACTTGCAGCCCTTGTGATGAGCGTGTCACTTATGCCGTTTGCAACTTTTGCTAGGGTGTTGGTAGAGCAGGGCGCTATTATCATCGCCTCCGTGCCAAACGAGCCAGAAGCAGGGCCTGCACCAAGATCTTGATCATCATAAATTTTCACGCCAAGACCATCTAAATTTAACTTCAATTTTTCCTCAGCCTCCAAGACTTTCATGGCATTTTTACTAACTATGACATGCGCCTCGCAGCTATCTTTTGCGGCATTTATTAGTTTTAGAAAAAGCCCAGCCCCACTTGCTCCAGTGGCTGCAAAAACTACCTTTTTCATCTTATAACTGCCTCATCTTTGCCTGAAACTGTGGCTTGTAAAATTTTATTTTCTTTTGTTCTTATCTTTATCGTATCGCCTAAATTTCCATCTTCAAG
This window harbors:
- a CDS encoding UbiX family flavin prenyltransferase; this translates as MKKVVFAATGASGAGLFLKLINAAKDSCEAHVIVSKNAMKVLEAEEKLKLNLDGLGVKIYDDQDLGAGPASGSFGTEAMIIAPCSTNTLAKVANGISDTLITRAASVALKERQGLVLGVREMPFSAIALSQMQLLSSLGAIIAPPVLGYYAEIKSLEDMENFIIGKWLDALKIENNLYKRWQI